The proteins below come from a single Denticeps clupeoides chromosome 15, fDenClu1.1, whole genome shotgun sequence genomic window:
- the LOC114764960 gene encoding nuclear transcription factor Y subunit beta-like, producing MEGENSTTDASQLGGVIAGEYMSGGYVLQAQDDDGDDGLNDHDDGGCSRENFREQDIYLPIANVARIMKNGIPQTGKIAKDAKECVQECVSEFISFITSEASERCHQEKRKTINGEDILFAMSTLGFDMYMEPLKLYLQKFREAMKGEKGIAGVGVGDSLGEELTDDSFANQLPAGLITTDGQQQNVMVYTTSYPQIQGVQQVQFS from the exons atggagggagagaattCCACCACCGACGCCTCTCAGCTGGGGGGTGTCATCGCCGGAGAGTACATGAGCGGGGGCTACGTTCTGCAGGCTCAGGACG ATGATGGCGACGATGGCCTGAATGACCATGACGACGGCGGTTGCAGTAGAGAGAATTTTCGGGAACAGGACATCTACCTGCCCATCGCTAACGTTGCACGCATCATGAAAAATGGCATTCCTCAGACTGggaag ATTGCAAAAGACGCCAAGGAGTgtgtgcaggagtgtgtgaGCGAGTTCATCAGCTTCATCACGTCCGAGGCCAGCGAGCGCTGTCACCAGGAGAAACGCAAGACCATCAACGGCGAGGACATCCTCTTTGCCATGTCCACACTGGGCTTTGACATGTACATGGAGCCGTTAAAGCTCTACCTGCAGAAGTTTAGAGAG GCAATGAAGGGGGAGAAAGGCATAGCTGGCGTGGGCGTAGGCGATAGCCTGGGGGAGGAGCTTACAGATGACAGCTTTG ccaatcagctgccAGCTGGACTCATCACCACAGACGGGCAACAGCAGAACGTCATGGTCTACACCACTTCCTACCCGCAG ATTCAGGGCGTTCAGCAGGTTCAGTTCTCGTGA